A window of the Microbacterium sp. LWH13-1.2 genome harbors these coding sequences:
- the ligA gene encoding NAD-dependent DNA ligase LigA has product MPENISLEDARIEADELTTRILEAKDAYYGRDTSVVDDFTYDGWMHRLEELERLHPELQGQDSPTQMVGAAEATGLATIEHAERMLSLDNVFSIDELREWAAKTRAAAGRDVDWLTELKIDGLAINLRYENGRLTSAATRGDGRVGEIVTENALRLPEIPRELRGDGHPEIVEVRGEVFIPVAAFERLNAAQASFRERAYADALARWEARGGTKKPFDEEKARTAAARRFPSFANPRNAASGGLRQQIDKKDGLELEAGMLRIESLALYVHGIGAWENPPVAAQSQVYEQLAEWGLPTSPHTKVCTSIDEVAAFVEYFGEHRHDIEHELDGIVVKVDELSLHDELGATSRAPRWAIAYKYPPEEVQTKLLDIVVSVGRTGRATPFAVMAPAHVAGSVVRQATLHNKDVVKAKGVLIGDTVVLRKAGDVIPEVLGPVVEKRDGTEREFVMPVDCPECGTPLRAMKEGDIDLRCPNARSCPAQVRGRVEHIGSRGALDVEALGEVTAAALTQPTLPEVPPLETEAGLFALTLEEIVPIELVVRDAETGLPKEDDDGLVKTRAPFRRNPSAAEKKSGLEGPQPSSQALTLLAELEKAKTKDLWRLLVSLNIRHVGPVAARALAQWFGSLDAIRAASREELAAVEGVGGIIADSLLAWFDVDWHQEIVRQWTQAGVQWATPGHPGPGAAVVEGGVLDGLTIVATGSLDGYTRDGAQEAIIKAGGKAASSVSKKTDFVAAGPGAGSKLGKAEELGIRILDAAQFHILVTEGPDALG; this is encoded by the coding sequence GTGCCGGAGAACATCTCGCTGGAAGACGCCCGTATCGAAGCCGACGAGCTGACCACTCGAATCCTCGAGGCGAAGGACGCCTACTACGGGCGTGACACCTCCGTCGTCGATGACTTCACCTACGACGGGTGGATGCACCGGCTCGAGGAGCTCGAGCGGCTGCATCCCGAGCTGCAGGGCCAGGATTCGCCGACGCAGATGGTGGGCGCGGCCGAGGCTACAGGGCTCGCGACCATCGAGCATGCCGAACGCATGCTGAGTCTCGACAACGTGTTCTCGATCGATGAGCTTCGTGAGTGGGCGGCGAAGACGCGCGCGGCTGCGGGACGAGACGTCGACTGGCTCACCGAGCTCAAGATCGACGGCCTCGCTATCAATCTCCGCTATGAGAACGGACGCCTGACGTCGGCTGCGACGCGGGGCGACGGACGCGTCGGCGAGATCGTCACCGAGAATGCCCTGCGTCTTCCTGAGATCCCGCGGGAGCTCCGAGGCGACGGACATCCTGAGATCGTCGAGGTCCGCGGCGAGGTGTTCATCCCCGTGGCCGCGTTCGAACGGCTCAACGCCGCGCAGGCCTCGTTCCGCGAGCGCGCGTATGCCGACGCGCTGGCCCGCTGGGAGGCGCGGGGAGGCACGAAGAAGCCGTTCGATGAAGAGAAGGCGCGCACCGCGGCGGCGCGACGCTTCCCTTCGTTCGCGAATCCTCGCAACGCCGCCAGCGGCGGACTGCGTCAGCAGATCGACAAGAAGGACGGGCTCGAACTCGAAGCAGGAATGCTGCGGATCGAATCCCTCGCGCTCTACGTGCACGGCATCGGCGCCTGGGAGAACCCACCGGTCGCCGCGCAGAGCCAGGTCTATGAGCAACTGGCCGAGTGGGGGCTGCCCACGAGCCCGCACACCAAGGTCTGCACGAGCATCGACGAGGTCGCGGCGTTCGTCGAGTACTTCGGCGAGCATCGTCACGACATCGAGCACGAGCTCGACGGCATCGTCGTCAAGGTCGACGAGCTCTCCCTGCACGACGAGCTCGGTGCCACGAGTCGCGCGCCTCGCTGGGCGATCGCGTACAAATACCCACCCGAAGAGGTGCAGACGAAGCTCCTCGACATCGTCGTGTCCGTCGGGCGCACGGGACGTGCCACGCCGTTCGCGGTGATGGCGCCTGCACACGTCGCCGGCTCCGTCGTCAGGCAGGCGACCCTGCACAACAAAGACGTCGTGAAGGCGAAGGGCGTGCTGATCGGCGACACCGTCGTGCTGCGCAAAGCGGGTGACGTGATTCCTGAGGTGCTCGGCCCGGTCGTCGAGAAACGCGACGGCACCGAACGAGAGTTCGTGATGCCGGTCGACTGCCCCGAGTGCGGCACGCCGCTTCGCGCGATGAAGGAGGGGGATATCGATCTGCGCTGCCCGAACGCGCGGTCATGCCCCGCCCAGGTGCGCGGGCGTGTCGAGCACATCGGATCCCGCGGGGCGCTCGATGTCGAGGCACTGGGTGAGGTCACGGCCGCTGCCTTGACACAGCCCACTTTGCCGGAGGTCCCCCCGCTCGAGACCGAGGCCGGCTTGTTCGCGCTGACTCTCGAGGAGATCGTCCCGATCGAGCTGGTCGTGCGCGACGCCGAGACCGGCCTGCCCAAGGAAGACGACGACGGTCTCGTCAAGACGCGCGCACCGTTCCGCCGCAATCCCAGCGCGGCGGAGAAGAAGTCGGGCCTCGAGGGCCCTCAGCCGTCGTCGCAGGCGCTCACGCTCCTCGCCGAGCTCGAGAAGGCCAAGACCAAGGATCTCTGGCGCCTCCTCGTCTCGCTGAACATCCGTCACGTCGGGCCTGTCGCCGCCCGAGCGCTCGCGCAGTGGTTCGGCTCGCTCGACGCCATTCGCGCGGCGTCGCGAGAAGAGCTCGCTGCCGTCGAAGGGGTCGGCGGCATCATCGCCGACTCGCTGCTCGCCTGGTTCGACGTGGACTGGCATCAGGAGATCGTGCGGCAGTGGACGCAGGCCGGCGTGCAGTGGGCCACGCCCGGGCACCCTGGTCCCGGCGCCGCGGTCGTGGAGGGCGGTGTGCTCGACGGACTCACCATCGTGGCGACGGGCTCCCTCGACGGGTACACGCGCGACGGAGCGCAGGAGGCCATCATCAAGGCCGGCGGCAAAGCGGCCTCGAGCGTCTCGAAGAAGACCGACTTCGTCGCGGCGGGTCCGGGTGCCGGATCCAAGCTCGGCAAGGCGGAGGAACTCGGCATCCGCATCCTCGACGCGGCGCAGTTCCACATCCTCGTGACCGAAGGGCCGGACGCACTCGGCTGA
- a CDS encoding GNAT family N-acetyltransferase — MHIERAGSDDVRGLARVKWIDRAAVDADDGEFDSFVTALASWWDDHRATHAAFVARTIDDEIVGAAWVALLPRVPSPGASNRLSADIQSVFVLPAHRGGGVGTALVDAATAHARGAGASRITVHSSERAVPVYRRLGFTGSPKLLQRISEA; from the coding sequence GTGCACATCGAGCGCGCAGGCTCCGACGATGTTCGGGGCCTGGCGCGCGTGAAGTGGATCGACAGAGCCGCCGTCGATGCCGACGACGGGGAGTTCGACTCGTTCGTGACGGCTCTCGCATCCTGGTGGGACGACCATCGGGCCACGCACGCCGCGTTCGTCGCGCGGACGATCGATGACGAGATCGTCGGCGCGGCATGGGTCGCACTGCTACCCCGAGTTCCGAGCCCCGGTGCGAGCAACCGCCTCTCCGCGGACATCCAGAGTGTGTTCGTGCTACCCGCGCATCGCGGTGGAGGTGTGGGAACCGCTCTCGTCGACGCGGCGACAGCCCACGCACGCGGTGCCGGCGCCTCCAGAATCACCGTGCACTCGAGCGAACGCGCCGTCCCGGTCTATCGGAGGCTCGGGTTCACCGGCTCGCCCAAGCTGCTCCAGCGCATCTCCGAGGCGTAG
- a CDS encoding DEAD/DEAH box helicase has translation MTPEDAVPTDAPETPGFEELGITGPVLKAIKDLGYETPSPIQAATIPTLLSGRDVVGMAQTGTGKTAAFALPVLERLDVSQKTPQALVLAPTRELALQVCEAFESYASKMKGVHVLPVYGGQGYGVQLSALRRGVHVIVGTPGRIMDHLAKGTLDLSELQYLVLDEADEMLKMGFAEDVEQILAQTPEEKQVALFSATMPPQIRRLAQKYLREPEEISIKSKTATGTNITQRYLVVSYAQKVDALTRILEVENFDGMIVFVRTKNETETLAEKLRARGYSAAAINGDVPQVQRERSVNQLKASKLDILVATDVAARGLDVERISHVVNFDIPTDTESYVHRIGRTGRAGRSGDAISFITPRERYLLKSIEKATRQQPTQMQLPTLDDVNTTRLTRFDDAITAALGDAARIEKFRDVIDHYVRNHDVPEADVAAALAVVAQGDTPLLLDPADDPLSKAVEYDNRPPRENSKGDRRETREPRERRGRGDYKPYRIEVGRRHRVEPRQIVGALANEGGLGRDDFGAINIRPDFTVVELPANLDSSVLDKLKDTRISGRLIEIKPDRGPGARRNDGPRDGARGGFDRRDDRPRYDRDERPARNDERGERPFRKPRHKD, from the coding sequence GTGACTCCTGAAGACGCTGTGCCCACCGACGCCCCCGAGACCCCTGGATTCGAGGAGCTCGGCATCACCGGCCCCGTCCTCAAGGCCATCAAGGACCTCGGCTACGAGACCCCCTCCCCCATCCAAGCCGCGACGATCCCGACCCTGCTCTCGGGTCGCGATGTCGTCGGCATGGCGCAGACCGGAACGGGAAAGACCGCGGCCTTCGCGCTGCCCGTGCTGGAGCGCCTCGACGTATCGCAGAAGACCCCGCAGGCCCTCGTGCTCGCACCGACCCGTGAACTCGCTCTTCAAGTCTGCGAGGCATTCGAGTCCTACGCCTCGAAGATGAAGGGCGTACACGTCCTCCCCGTCTACGGCGGACAGGGCTACGGCGTGCAGCTGTCGGCACTCCGCCGCGGCGTGCACGTGATCGTCGGAACCCCCGGCCGCATCATGGACCACCTCGCCAAGGGCACCCTCGACCTGTCCGAGCTGCAGTACCTGGTGCTCGACGAGGCCGACGAGATGCTGAAGATGGGCTTCGCCGAGGACGTCGAGCAGATCCTCGCGCAGACGCCCGAAGAGAAGCAGGTCGCCCTGTTCTCGGCCACCATGCCCCCGCAGATCCGTCGTCTGGCGCAGAAGTACCTGCGCGAGCCCGAAGAGATCAGCATCAAGTCGAAGACCGCGACCGGCACGAACATCACCCAGCGCTACCTCGTGGTGTCGTATGCGCAGAAGGTCGACGCACTCACCCGGATCCTCGAGGTCGAGAACTTCGACGGCATGATCGTTTTCGTCCGTACGAAGAACGAGACCGAGACGCTCGCCGAGAAGCTGCGTGCCCGCGGATACTCCGCCGCGGCGATCAACGGCGATGTCCCCCAGGTGCAGCGCGAGCGCAGCGTCAACCAGCTCAAGGCGAGCAAGCTCGACATCCTCGTGGCGACCGACGTCGCGGCTCGTGGGCTCGACGTCGAGCGCATCAGCCACGTCGTCAACTTCGACATCCCCACCGACACAGAGTCCTACGTGCATCGCATCGGTCGCACGGGTCGTGCCGGCCGCAGCGGCGATGCGATCAGCTTCATCACGCCGCGCGAGCGTTACCTTCTGAAGTCCATCGAGAAGGCCACGCGTCAGCAGCCCACGCAGATGCAGCTGCCGACCCTGGACGACGTGAACACCACACGTCTCACCAGGTTCGACGACGCGATCACGGCGGCTCTCGGCGATGCCGCACGGATCGAGAAGTTCCGCGACGTCATCGATCATTACGTGCGCAATCACGACGTGCCCGAGGCCGACGTGGCCGCTGCTCTCGCGGTCGTCGCGCAGGGCGACACGCCGCTGCTGCTCGACCCGGCAGATGACCCGCTGTCGAAGGCGGTCGAGTACGACAACCGACCGCCGCGTGAGAACAGCAAGGGCGATCGTCGCGAGACGCGCGAACCTCGCGAGCGTCGTGGGCGTGGCGACTACAAGCCGTACCGCATCGAGGTCGGCCGCCGTCACCGTGTCGAGCCCCGTCAGATCGTCGGCGCACTCGCGAACGAGGGCGGACTCGGCCGTGACGACTTCGGCGCAATCAACATCCGCCCGGACTTCACCGTCGTCGAGTTGCCCGCGAACCTCGACTCGTCGGTGCTCGACAAGCTGAAGGACACCCGCATCTCGGGTCGCCTGATCGAGATCAAGCCCGATCGCGGACCGGGAGCCCGTCGCAACGACGGTCCTCGTGACGGCGCGCGCGGTGGGTTCGACCGCCGCGACGACCGCCCGCGATACGACCGCGACGAACGTCCGGCTCGCAATGACGAGCGAGGCGAGAGGCCGTTCCGCAAGCCACGCCACAAGGACTGA
- a CDS encoding long-chain-fatty-acid--CoA ligase codes for MSSYQPPRPWIASYAEGVPEDLSPVTGSLVDIVAASARDYPDAPALQFFGRETTYSELQEAIDRAAAGLRDLGVRAGDPVAIVLPNCPQHIVAFYAVLRLGAVVVEHNPLYTPRELRKQFEDHGAKHAIVWNKVVSTVQEFPADLSVANLISVDVTRAMPLLTRVALRLPVAKARESRAALTEKVRGTVTWDSLVQSAPLPAAHPKPATDDLAIIQYTSGTTGTPKGAALTHHNLLANAAQSQAWVPSIQRGKGCVVYAVLPMFHAYGLTLCLTFAMSMGARLVLFPKFDPALVLDVMKKHPATFLPLVPPIADRLLAAANAKGVSLDGIEVAISGAMALPHELVVPFEAATHGFLVEGYGLSECSPVLMANPVADNRVPGTVGLPLPGTECRVVDPENPTVDVPAGAAGELLVRGPQVFSGYYGKPEETEAVFVDGWFRTGDIVTVDDAGFIRIVDRIKELIITGGFNVAPTEVENALRQHPQVSDAAVVGLPSDHSGEEVVAAIVVDGGSDVDVEAIREYARSILTPYKVPRRVFVVDELPKSLIGKVLRRQVKERLLSLTSGS; via the coding sequence GTGAGCTCGTATCAGCCTCCTCGTCCGTGGATCGCCAGTTACGCCGAAGGCGTCCCGGAAGACCTCTCCCCCGTGACCGGATCCCTGGTCGACATCGTCGCCGCATCCGCTCGCGACTACCCGGATGCCCCGGCGTTACAGTTCTTCGGTCGCGAGACGACGTACTCGGAGCTGCAGGAGGCGATCGACCGTGCTGCCGCAGGCCTCCGCGACCTCGGCGTGCGGGCGGGCGACCCCGTCGCGATCGTCCTTCCGAACTGCCCGCAGCACATCGTGGCGTTCTACGCCGTGCTCCGCCTCGGCGCCGTCGTCGTCGAGCACAACCCGCTCTACACACCGCGGGAGCTGCGCAAGCAGTTCGAGGACCATGGTGCGAAGCACGCGATCGTGTGGAACAAGGTCGTCTCCACGGTGCAGGAGTTCCCGGCTGACCTCTCGGTGGCGAACCTGATCTCCGTGGACGTCACTCGCGCGATGCCGCTCCTGACGCGAGTGGCCCTGCGACTTCCGGTCGCGAAGGCCCGAGAGTCGCGCGCGGCCCTCACAGAGAAGGTGCGGGGAACGGTCACCTGGGATTCGCTGGTCCAGTCCGCGCCTCTGCCTGCCGCGCACCCGAAGCCGGCCACCGACGACCTCGCCATCATCCAGTACACCTCCGGCACCACGGGCACGCCGAAGGGCGCAGCTCTGACACACCACAACCTGCTGGCGAATGCCGCGCAGTCGCAGGCATGGGTGCCGTCGATCCAGCGCGGCAAGGGATGCGTCGTCTACGCAGTGCTGCCGATGTTCCACGCCTACGGTCTGACGCTCTGCCTGACCTTCGCGATGTCCATGGGAGCGCGGCTCGTGCTCTTCCCGAAGTTCGACCCCGCTCTCGTGCTCGATGTGATGAAGAAGCACCCCGCGACCTTCCTGCCTCTGGTCCCTCCGATCGCCGACCGCCTGCTGGCGGCCGCCAACGCCAAGGGTGTCTCGCTCGACGGCATCGAGGTGGCGATCTCCGGCGCGATGGCGCTGCCGCACGAGCTCGTCGTCCCATTCGAGGCTGCTACCCACGGATTCCTCGTAGAGGGCTACGGACTCAGCGAGTGCTCCCCGGTGCTGATGGCGAACCCCGTCGCGGACAACCGCGTGCCGGGAACCGTCGGACTCCCGCTGCCCGGTACGGAATGCCGCGTCGTCGATCCCGAGAACCCGACCGTCGATGTCCCCGCGGGCGCCGCCGGCGAGCTCCTGGTGCGAGGCCCCCAGGTGTTCTCCGGCTACTACGGCAAGCCGGAGGAGACCGAGGCCGTCTTCGTCGACGGGTGGTTCCGCACCGGCGACATCGTCACGGTCGACGACGCAGGTTTCATCCGCATCGTCGACCGCATCAAGGAGCTCATCATCACGGGCGGCTTCAACGTGGCGCCCACCGAGGTCGAGAACGCACTGCGGCAGCATCCTCAGGTTTCCGATGCTGCCGTCGTCGGACTCCCGAGCGATCACTCAGGTGAAGAAGTCGTTGCGGCGATCGTCGTCGACGGCGGTTCGGATGTCGACGTCGAGGCGATCCGCGAGTACGCGCGCAGCATCCTCACGCCCTACAAGGTGCCCCGCCGCGTCTTCGTCGTCGATGAGCTGCCCAAGTCGCTGATCGGAAAGGTGCTTCGTCGCCAGGTCAAGGAGAGGCTCCTGTCACTCACCTCCGGCTCCTGA
- the gatC gene encoding Asp-tRNA(Asn)/Glu-tRNA(Gln) amidotransferase subunit GatC, with translation MSEITPDLVRHLGVLARIQLNDDEVTRLTGQLDAIVDNIAKVSEVASPDVAATSHPIPLSNVYRPDVVGETLTHEQVLQNAPDQADGRFRVTAILGEEQ, from the coding sequence GTGTCTGAAATCACCCCTGATCTTGTGCGCCATCTCGGCGTGCTCGCGCGCATCCAGCTCAACGACGACGAGGTGACGAGGCTCACGGGCCAACTCGACGCCATCGTCGACAACATCGCCAAGGTGTCGGAGGTGGCGAGCCCCGACGTCGCCGCGACGAGTCATCCGATCCCGCTGAGCAACGTCTATCGCCCCGATGTGGTGGGCGAGACCCTCACACACGAGCAGGTGCTCCAGAACGCTCCGGACCAGGCCGACGGCCGGTTCCGCGTCACCGCGATCCTGGGAGAAGAGCAGTGA
- the gatA gene encoding Asp-tRNA(Asn)/Glu-tRNA(Gln) amidotransferase subunit GatA, which yields MSDIIRMTAAELADKLASREISSVEATRAHLDRIAAVDGDVHAFLHINEGALDAAAAVDARRAAGEQLGPIAGVPLAIKDVLVTTDQPTTSGSRILEGYRSPYDATVVARSRAAGLIPLGKTNMDEFAMGSSTEHSAYGPTRNPWDLDRIPGGSGGGSAAAVAAFEAPLALGSDTGGSIRQPAHVTGTVGVKPTYGGVSRYGAIALASSLDQVGPVTRTVLDAGLLHDAIGGHDPKDSTSLRDEWPSFADAAREGARGDVLRGLKVGVIRELPDSGFQTGVAESFRSALALMEAQGAEIVEIGAPHFEYGVAAYYLILPAEASSNLAKFDSVRFGLRVTPDGNPTVEDVMSATRDAGFGDEVKRRIILGTYALSAGYYDAYYGSAQKVRTLIQQDFANAFAEVDVIATPSAPTTAFKIGEKIDDPLQMYLNDITTIPVNLAGVPGISIPSGLAAEDGLPVGIQFIAPAREDARLYKVGAAVETLLVDSWGAPLLTRAPQLVGGTR from the coding sequence GTGAGCGACATCATCCGCATGACCGCGGCGGAGCTTGCGGACAAGCTCGCCAGCCGTGAGATCTCGAGCGTCGAGGCGACGCGCGCTCATCTCGACCGCATCGCAGCCGTCGACGGCGACGTCCATGCGTTCCTCCACATCAACGAGGGCGCGCTCGACGCCGCTGCGGCCGTCGACGCGCGACGTGCGGCGGGCGAGCAGCTCGGACCGATCGCCGGTGTGCCGCTGGCGATCAAGGACGTGCTCGTCACGACCGACCAGCCGACCACGAGCGGTTCGCGCATCCTCGAGGGCTACCGTTCGCCGTACGACGCGACCGTCGTCGCCCGCTCGCGTGCCGCGGGTCTGATCCCGCTCGGCAAGACCAACATGGACGAGTTCGCGATGGGGTCGTCCACCGAGCACTCCGCCTACGGTCCCACCCGAAACCCGTGGGACCTCGACCGGATCCCCGGTGGTTCGGGCGGTGGCTCCGCAGCCGCGGTGGCCGCATTCGAGGCGCCCCTGGCTCTCGGCTCCGACACGGGGGGTTCGATCCGCCAGCCCGCGCACGTGACCGGCACGGTGGGCGTGAAGCCGACCTACGGCGGTGTGAGCCGCTACGGAGCGATCGCGCTGGCCTCGAGCCTCGATCAGGTCGGGCCCGTGACCCGTACGGTGCTCGACGCCGGTCTGCTGCACGACGCGATCGGCGGCCACGACCCGAAGGACTCGACGTCGCTGCGCGACGAGTGGCCCTCGTTCGCGGATGCCGCGCGTGAGGGCGCCCGCGGCGACGTGCTCAGGGGGCTGAAGGTCGGCGTGATCCGCGAACTTCCCGACAGCGGCTTCCAGACAGGCGTGGCGGAGTCGTTCCGCAGCGCGCTCGCGCTGATGGAGGCGCAGGGAGCGGAGATCGTCGAGATCGGCGCACCGCACTTCGAGTACGGTGTGGCCGCGTACTACCTGATCCTCCCCGCCGAGGCATCCAGCAACCTCGCGAAGTTCGACTCGGTGCGCTTCGGCCTCCGCGTCACCCCGGACGGCAACCCCACCGTCGAGGACGTCATGTCCGCGACGCGTGACGCCGGCTTCGGCGACGAGGTCAAGCGCCGTATCATCCTCGGCACCTACGCGCTGTCCGCCGGGTACTACGACGCCTACTACGGCAGCGCCCAGAAGGTTCGCACACTGATCCAGCAGGACTTCGCGAACGCGTTCGCCGAGGTCGACGTCATCGCGACACCGTCGGCTCCGACGACCGCGTTCAAGATCGGCGAGAAGATCGACGACCCGCTGCAGATGTACCTCAACGACATCACGACGATCCCGGTGAACCTCGCCGGCGTCCCCGGCATCTCGATCCCGAGCGGGCTGGCTGCGGAAGACGGCCTCCCCGTCGGGATCCAGTTCATCGCCCCGGCGCGTGAGGACGCGCGTCTCTACAAGGTCGGCGCGGCCGTGGAGACGCTGCTCGTCGATTCGTGGGGCGCACCGCTCCTCACTCGTGCACCCCAGCTCGTAGGAGGGACCCGCTGA
- the gatB gene encoding Asp-tRNA(Asn)/Glu-tRNA(Gln) amidotransferase subunit GatB has translation MATAKLMDFDKALEMFEPVLGFEVHVELNTNTKMFSDAPNPANELYHAAEPNTLIAPVDLGLPGSLPVVNETAIRSSISLGLALGCSIAPSSRFARKNYFYPDLGKNYQISQYDEPIAFEGEVEVELEDGTIVQIPIERAHMEEDAGKLTHMGGATGRIQGAEYSLVDYNRAGVPLVEIVTKVIFGTEHRAPEVAKAYVATIRDIVRSLGISEARLERGNLRCDANISLRPRGQEKLGTRTETKNVNSMRSVERAVRYEIQRQAQILADGGTITQETRHWHEDTGTTSPGRPKSDADDYRYFPEPDLVPVEPAAELIEELRAQLPEQPVARRRRLMGEWGFTDLEFQDVRNGGLLEVVEATISAGATPATARKWWTGEISRLANTQEKDATELISPENVVALQKLVDAGTLTDKLARQVLEGVIAGEGTPQEVVDGRGLAVVSDDGALIAAIDEALAAQPDVLAKIKDGKVQAAGAVIGAVMKAMKGQADAARVRELVLERAAQ, from the coding sequence ATGGCCACCGCCAAGCTCATGGACTTCGACAAGGCTCTCGAGATGTTCGAGCCCGTGCTCGGGTTCGAGGTGCATGTCGAGCTCAACACGAACACGAAGATGTTCTCGGACGCGCCGAACCCGGCCAACGAGCTGTATCACGCGGCCGAGCCGAACACGCTGATCGCACCCGTCGATCTCGGGCTTCCGGGTTCGCTCCCCGTCGTCAACGAGACGGCGATCCGGTCGTCGATCAGCCTGGGCCTTGCGCTCGGCTGCTCGATCGCTCCGTCGAGCCGATTCGCGCGAAAGAACTACTTCTACCCGGACCTCGGCAAGAACTACCAGATCTCGCAGTACGACGAGCCGATCGCTTTCGAGGGAGAGGTGGAGGTCGAGCTCGAAGACGGCACGATCGTGCAGATCCCGATCGAGCGCGCGCACATGGAGGAGGACGCGGGCAAGCTCACCCACATGGGTGGGGCCACCGGTCGTATCCAGGGTGCCGAGTACTCGCTCGTCGACTACAACCGTGCGGGTGTACCGCTCGTCGAGATCGTGACGAAGGTGATCTTCGGCACCGAGCACCGCGCTCCAGAGGTCGCCAAGGCCTATGTCGCGACGATCCGTGACATCGTGCGCAGCCTGGGGATCTCCGAGGCGCGCCTGGAGCGAGGCAACCTCCGCTGCGATGCCAACATCTCGCTGCGCCCGCGCGGCCAGGAGAAGCTGGGGACGCGCACCGAGACGAAGAACGTCAACTCCATGCGTTCGGTCGAGCGCGCGGTGCGATACGAGATCCAGCGTCAGGCGCAGATCCTCGCCGACGGCGGGACGATCACGCAGGAGACGCGGCACTGGCACGAGGACACCGGAACGACCTCGCCCGGTCGTCCGAAGTCGGATGCCGACGACTACCGGTACTTCCCCGAGCCCGACCTGGTTCCGGTGGAGCCTGCGGCCGAGCTGATCGAGGAGCTCCGAGCGCAACTGCCCGAACAGCCCGTGGCGCGTCGGCGCCGCCTGATGGGCGAGTGGGGGTTCACCGACCTGGAGTTCCAGGACGTGCGGAACGGCGGCCTGCTGGAGGTCGTCGAGGCGACGATCTCGGCCGGAGCGACTCCTGCCACGGCCCGCAAGTGGTGGACGGGCGAGATCAGCCGTCTCGCGAACACGCAGGAGAAGGATGCCACGGAGCTGATCTCTCCTGAGAACGTCGTGGCGCTGCAGAAGCTCGTCGACGCCGGGACCCTCACCGACAAGCTGGCTCGCCAGGTGCTCGAGGGAGTCATCGCCGGTGAGGGGACGCCGCAGGAGGTCGTCGATGGCCGCGGACTCGCCGTCGTCTCCGATGACGGCGCGCTGATCGCCGCGATCGACGAGGCCCTGGCAGCTCAGCCCGACGTTCTCGCGAAGATCAAAGACGGCAAGGTCCAGGCAGCCGGCGCCGTCATCGGTGCTGTGATGAAGGCGATGAAGGGCCAGGCGGATGCCGCCAGGGTCCGCGAACTCGTCCTCGAGCGCGCTGCGCAGTAA